One window from the genome of Paraclostridium sordellii encodes:
- a CDS encoding F0F1 ATP synthase subunit delta: MINIVSSRYAEALFQVGEESNSTEKLYDELKAVVDIIIENNEFENILKSPIISKEDKKNLINNIFGKQIDKEMLNFLKILADKDRLSCLADIKEAYKALLNNKNNILEGVVITAVPMEGSELNALQAKLSTKYNKTVILKNEIDKSVLGGVLVRLGNEEIDGTVKYRLDKMKEQLSQVIS; this comes from the coding sequence ATGATAAATATAGTTTCAAGTAGATACGCTGAAGCCTTATTCCAAGTTGGAGAAGAGTCTAACTCAACTGAAAAGCTATATGATGAGCTAAAGGCTGTAGTAGATATAATAATAGAAAACAATGAATTCGAAAATATATTAAAATCTCCTATCATATCAAAAGAAGATAAGAAGAATTTAATAAACAATATATTTGGAAAACAAATAGATAAAGAAATGTTAAATTTCTTAAAAATATTAGCAGATAAAGATAGATTATCTTGTTTAGCTGATATAAAAGAAGCTTACAAAGCTTTATTAAATAATAAAAATAATATCTTAGAAGGAGTTGTTATAACAGCAGTTCCTATGGAAGGAAGCGAACTTAATGCGCTTCAAGCGAAACTTTCAACTAAGTATAATAAAACAGTTATTCTAAAAAATGAAATAGACAAGTCTGTTTTAGGTGGAGTCCTAGTTAGACTTGGAAATGAAGAGATAGATGGAACCGTTAAGTATCGTTTAGATAAAATGAAGGAACAACTATCTCAAGTAATATCTTAG
- the atpA gene encoding F0F1 ATP synthase subunit alpha, whose translation MNLRPEEISAIIKEQIKSYENKVELTDTGSVLKVGDGIASVYGLEKAMAGELLEFPGKVYGMALNLEEEMVGAVILGDDSGIKEGDIVKRTGNIVQVPVGDVMIGRVVNSLGQPVDGKGPIKADKFRPVESEATGIMARKSVHEPLQTGIKAIDAMIPIGKGQRELVIGDRQTGKTSICIDTILNQKGKDVVCIYVAIGQKRSTVAQVVNTLEKGGAMDYTIVVSATASESAPLQFLAPYAGVAMGEEFMFNGKHVLIVYDDLTKHAVAYREMSLLLKRPPGREAYPGDVFYLHSRLLERAAKLSDELGAGSITALPIIETQGGDVSAYIPTNVISITDGQIYLVPELFYSGIRPAVDPGISVSRVGGSAQIKSMKKVSGPLKLLYSQYKELAAFSQFGSDLDEDTKKRLAQGERIVEVLKQGEHQPMDVQNQVVMIFAVVNNLLEDIPVNNIRRFETELLEFVDANYPQIGEKILANGDFTQELTNAINDFKKKFVIEA comes from the coding sequence ATGAATTTAAGACCAGAAGAAATAAGTGCTATAATAAAAGAGCAAATAAAAAGCTACGAAAATAAAGTAGAGTTAACAGATACAGGAAGTGTTTTAAAAGTTGGGGACGGTATAGCTAGTGTTTACGGATTAGAAAAGGCTATGGCTGGTGAATTATTAGAGTTCCCAGGTAAAGTATACGGAATGGCTCTTAACCTTGAAGAAGAAATGGTAGGGGCAGTTATACTAGGTGATGACTCTGGAATAAAAGAAGGAGACATCGTAAAAAGAACAGGTAATATAGTTCAAGTTCCAGTTGGGGACGTTATGATAGGAAGAGTTGTAAACTCTTTAGGTCAACCAGTTGATGGAAAAGGACCTATAAAAGCTGATAAATTCAGACCCGTTGAATCAGAAGCTACTGGAATAATGGCAAGAAAATCAGTTCATGAGCCATTACAAACAGGAATAAAAGCTATCGATGCCATGATACCAATAGGTAAAGGACAAAGAGAGCTAGTTATAGGTGATAGACAAACAGGTAAAACATCTATATGTATAGATACAATACTTAACCAAAAAGGTAAAGATGTTGTATGTATATATGTTGCAATAGGACAAAAACGTTCAACAGTTGCACAAGTTGTTAACACATTAGAAAAAGGTGGAGCAATGGATTACACAATAGTAGTTTCTGCTACTGCATCTGAATCTGCACCACTTCAATTCTTAGCACCATATGCAGGAGTTGCTATGGGAGAAGAATTCATGTTTAATGGAAAACATGTATTAATAGTATATGATGACTTAACTAAGCATGCCGTTGCATACAGAGAAATGTCATTATTACTTAAGAGACCACCAGGACGTGAAGCTTACCCTGGGGATGTATTCTACTTACACTCAAGATTATTAGAAAGAGCAGCAAAATTATCAGACGAATTAGGTGCTGGTTCAATAACTGCATTACCTATAATCGAGACTCAAGGTGGAGACGTTTCTGCTTATATACCAACTAACGTTATATCTATAACAGACGGACAAATATACCTTGTACCAGAATTATTCTACTCAGGAATAAGACCTGCAGTTGACCCTGGTATATCTGTTTCAAGGGTTGGTGGATCTGCTCAGATAAAATCAATGAAGAAGGTTTCAGGACCATTAAAACTTCTTTATTCTCAATATAAAGAACTTGCAGCATTCTCTCAATTCGGATCTGACTTAGATGAAGATACTAAGAAGAGACTTGCTCAAGGGGAAAGAATCGTTGAGGTTCTAAAACAAGGTGAGCATCAACCTATGGACGTTCAGAACCAAGTTGTAATGATATTTGCAGTTGTAAATAACTTATTAGAAGATATACCTGTAAATAACATAAGAAGATTCGAAACAGAATTATTAGAATTCGTAGATGCTAATTACCCACAAATAGGAGAAAAAATTCTTGCAAATGGTGATTTCACTCAAGAATTAACAAACGCTATAAACGATTTCAAAAAGAAATTTGTTATAGAAGCGTAA
- the atpG gene encoding ATP synthase F1 subunit gamma, with the protein MAGAGMKEIKVRIASVENTKQITKAMELVASSKFRKAKERAESSKPYFNTLQEAVQNIAKNTSGVKSEFLKEREVKNKCYIVIAGDRGLAGGYNSNVFKTLIAETEGFNNVKVITIGKKAKEFVSKRSFDLIGTIGSVEDIEYEEIMQISKQIMDLYQNGDIDEVKLIYTEFVSALSQEPRISKLLPIAIDTDKAQDKEKKSGAAVQYLPSADAVLGFIVPKYVSGSIYGGIAESYASEQAARRTAMESATDNANEMISNLELQYNRARQAAVTQEISEIVAGASSAQ; encoded by the coding sequence TTGGCAGGAGCTGGAATGAAAGAAATCAAAGTTCGTATTGCTAGTGTTGAAAATACTAAGCAAATAACTAAAGCTATGGAATTAGTTGCTTCTTCTAAATTTAGAAAAGCTAAGGAAAGAGCTGAAAGTTCTAAGCCGTATTTCAATACTTTACAAGAAGCTGTACAAAATATAGCTAAGAATACGAGTGGAGTTAAAAGTGAATTTCTCAAAGAAAGAGAAGTTAAAAATAAATGTTATATAGTTATAGCTGGAGATAGAGGTCTTGCTGGTGGATACAATTCAAATGTTTTTAAAACATTAATTGCAGAAACAGAAGGTTTCAATAATGTAAAAGTTATAACTATAGGAAAAAAAGCTAAAGAGTTTGTTAGCAAAAGATCATTTGATTTAATAGGAACAATAGGTTCTGTTGAAGATATTGAATATGAAGAAATAATGCAAATATCTAAACAAATAATGGATTTATATCAAAACGGTGATATAGATGAAGTTAAATTAATATATACAGAGTTTGTTTCAGCATTAAGTCAAGAGCCAAGAATATCTAAGTTATTACCGATAGCTATAGATACAGACAAAGCTCAAGATAAAGAGAAGAAAAGTGGAGCAGCAGTTCAATACTTACCTTCTGCAGATGCTGTACTTGGTTTCATAGTGCCTAAATATGTATCTGGAAGTATATATGGTGGTATAGCTGAATCTTATGCTTCAGAGCAAGCAGCAAGAAGAACAGCTATGGAATCAGCGACAGACAATGCTAATGAAATGATATCTAATTTAGAGTTACAATACAATAGAGCAAGACAAGCTGCGGTTACTCAAGAAATATCTGAGATAGTTGCAGGAGCTTCTTCAGCTCAATAA
- the atpD gene encoding F0F1 ATP synthase subunit beta, translated as MANLGKIVQVIGPVVDVKFNDEKSLPNLLNALEIKHGDKKIVIEVAQHVGDDTVRCISMSSTDGLVRGMEVVDTGAAISVPVGDETLGRIFNVLGEPVDGKAAPKDAPKSPIHREAPAFDELKPGVEILETGIKVVDLLAPYLKGGKIGLFGGAGVGKTVLIQELINNIATQHGGISVFAGVGERTREGNDLYGEMSESGVINKTALVFGQMNEPPGARMRVALTGLTMAEYFRDQEGQDVLLFVDNIFRFTQAGSEVSALLGRTPSAVGYQPTLATEMGRLQERITSTNKGSITSVQAVYVPADDLTDPAPATTFTHLDAKTVLSRQKASLGIFPAVDPLESTSRVLDPAVVGKEHYEVAISVQSILQKYKELQDIIAILGMDELSDEDKMTVNRARKIERFLSQPFTVAEQFTGFEGKYVPVKETVRSFKEILEGKHDDLPESAFLFVGSIEEAVAKAKESR; from the coding sequence ATGGCAAACTTAGGTAAAATAGTTCAGGTTATCGGTCCAGTAGTTGACGTAAAGTTCAATGATGAAAAAAGCTTACCTAATCTATTAAATGCGTTAGAGATAAAGCACGGAGATAAGAAAATAGTTATAGAGGTTGCGCAACACGTTGGTGATGATACTGTAAGATGTATATCAATGAGTTCTACAGACGGACTTGTAAGAGGAATGGAAGTTGTTGATACAGGAGCAGCTATAAGTGTACCTGTAGGAGATGAAACTTTAGGAAGAATATTCAACGTATTAGGTGAGCCAGTTGATGGTAAGGCAGCTCCAAAGGATGCTCCTAAAAGCCCAATACATAGAGAAGCACCAGCATTTGATGAATTAAAGCCAGGTGTTGAAATACTAGAAACTGGTATAAAAGTTGTTGACTTATTAGCACCATACCTAAAAGGTGGTAAAATCGGTCTATTCGGTGGAGCCGGAGTTGGTAAAACAGTTCTTATACAAGAACTTATAAACAACATAGCTACTCAACATGGTGGTATATCAGTATTCGCAGGTGTTGGAGAGAGAACAAGAGAAGGTAACGACCTTTACGGAGAAATGAGTGAGTCTGGAGTTATAAACAAGACAGCTCTAGTATTCGGACAAATGAATGAGCCACCTGGAGCAAGAATGAGAGTTGCTTTAACTGGTCTTACAATGGCTGAATATTTCAGAGATCAAGAAGGACAAGACGTTTTATTATTCGTAGATAATATATTCCGTTTCACTCAAGCAGGATCTGAGGTTTCTGCACTTCTTGGACGTACTCCATCAGCAGTTGGATACCAACCAACATTAGCTACAGAGATGGGTAGATTACAAGAGAGAATAACATCTACAAATAAAGGGTCTATAACATCAGTTCAGGCTGTATATGTACCTGCCGATGACTTAACTGACCCAGCACCAGCTACAACATTCACACACTTAGATGCTAAAACAGTTTTATCTAGACAAAAAGCTTCTCTAGGTATATTCCCAGCTGTTGACCCATTAGAGTCTACATCTAGAGTACTTGACCCAGCAGTAGTTGGTAAAGAGCATTATGAAGTAGCGATATCTGTTCAATCTATACTTCAAAAGTATAAAGAACTTCAAGATATAATCGCTATACTTGGTATGGACGAATTATCTGATGAAGATAAGATGACAGTTAACAGAGCTAGAAAGATAGAGAGATTCTTATCTCAACCTTTCACAGTTGCTGAACAGTTCACAGGATTTGAAGGTAAATATGTTCCTGTAAAAGAAACTGTAAGAAGTTTCAAAGAAATATTAGAAGGTAAGCATGATGATTTACCAGAATCAGCATTCTTATTCGTAGGAAGTATAGAAGAGGCAGTTGCAAAAGCGAAGGAGAGTAGATAA
- the atpC gene encoding ATP synthase F1 subunit epsilon, producing the protein MASEFAVKIVTPEKVFYEGQTEMIIVRTTQGDRGILKNHRPLVAGLSDGTLKIKKEGKYKEAKVSGGFIQVEKEQAVVLTESAEWL; encoded by the coding sequence ATGGCAAGCGAATTTGCGGTTAAAATTGTTACTCCTGAAAAAGTCTTCTATGAAGGACAAACGGAAATGATAATAGTTAGAACAACTCAAGGAGATAGAGGTATATTAAAAAACCATAGACCCTTAGTTGCTGGATTATCAGATGGAACTTTAAAGATAAAAAAAGAAGGCAAATATAAAGAAGCAAAAGTTTCTGGAGGATTCATACAAGTTGAAAAAGAACAAGCTGTTGTTCTAACTGAATCTGCAGAATGGTTATAA
- the acpS gene encoding holo-ACP synthase, with amino-acid sequence MNIFGIGIDIAEIYRIKDILEKNNRFINKIFTENERKYFESKNFRVETIAGNFAAKEAISKALGTGIRNFEFKDIEVIRDEKGKPIVKTYNNLEKICIDYNVLEIKVSISHSDNYAVANAIVIVKE; translated from the coding sequence ATGAATATATTTGGAATTGGAATTGATATAGCAGAAATATATAGAATAAAAGATATACTAGAAAAAAATAATAGGTTTATTAATAAGATTTTTACAGAAAATGAGAGAAAGTATTTTGAAAGTAAAAATTTTAGGGTAGAAACTATAGCAGGGAACTTTGCAGCTAAAGAGGCTATAAGCAAAGCGTTAGGAACAGGCATAAGAAATTTTGAATTTAAAGATATAGAAGTTATTAGAGATGAAAAAGGAAAACCTATAGTTAAAACTTATAATAATCTAGAGAAAATTTGCATAGATTATAATGTTTTAGAAATAAAAGTTTCCATATCTCATAGTGATAATTACGCAGTAGCTAATGCTATTGTAATAGTTAAGGAGTGA
- a CDS encoding CBS domain-containing protein, with translation MKTKKAKDIMTTNVKVAKETDTISDIANTLISEKIGGLPVVDENNKVVGIISETDIMKKEKYINPPEYITFLQGLIYLDDFKKMEHDIKDVAATQVKDLMSTDVVKVHEDDTFDDVANIMIKKSVNRVPVVDQNNKIKGIICRYDIIKSMYEN, from the coding sequence ATGAAAACTAAAAAAGCAAAAGATATAATGACTACTAATGTCAAAGTAGCAAAAGAAACAGATACTATAAGTGATATAGCAAATACTCTTATCTCAGAAAAGATAGGTGGATTACCAGTTGTTGATGAAAATAATAAGGTTGTAGGAATTATTTCAGAGACAGATATAATGAAAAAAGAAAAATATATAAACCCTCCAGAATACATAACATTTTTACAAGGACTTATATATTTAGATGACTTTAAAAAAATGGAGCATGATATAAAAGATGTAGCAGCAACACAAGTTAAAGACTTAATGTCAACAGATGTTGTCAAGGTTCATGAAGATGATACATTTGACGATGTAGCAAACATTATGATAAAAAAATCAGTAAATAGAGTTCCTGTAGTGGATCAAAATAATAAGATAAAAGGAATAATATGTAGATACGATATAATTAAATCTATGTATGAAAATTAG
- the gerS gene encoding germination lipoprotein GerS: MRYKWTIVIVLMIVLTSTIIGCEKKKLTKEEAYKNFQDKISKMEYYKCRADIEVLGNKSSQKYSLMHEYKGSGNFKLQVIEPKHLKGKTIEYRKDKIIVTNPEIKDKLIIPNVGKDSQHLFIGDFIENYLQGEEIKIDMKDGYLILMVFIPGNTKYFSKQILYIDSKTNYPAKLEILDQEGNNRFIVNYSDFEYKK, encoded by the coding sequence GTGAGGTATAAGTGGACTATAGTTATAGTTTTAATGATTGTTTTGACTTCTACAATAATAGGTTGTGAAAAGAAAAAATTAACTAAGGAAGAAGCCTATAAAAACTTTCAAGATAAAATATCTAAAATGGAATATTATAAATGTAGAGCAGATATAGAGGTTTTAGGTAATAAAAGTTCACAAAAATATTCACTGATGCATGAATATAAGGGTTCAGGAAATTTTAAATTACAGGTGATAGAGCCTAAACATTTAAAAGGGAAAACTATAGAGTATAGAAAAGACAAGATAATTGTTACTAATCCAGAAATAAAAGACAAACTGATTATCCCAAATGTAGGGAAAGATAGTCAGCATTTATTCATAGGGGATTTTATAGAAAATTATCTGCAAGGGGAAGAGATAAAAATTGACATGAAGGATGGATACTTAATACTTATGGTATTTATACCTGGTAACACTAAATATTTCAGCAAGCAGATACTTTATATAGATTCTAAAACAAATTATCCTGCTAAATTAGAAATATTGGATCAAGAGGGGAATAATCGATTTATAGTAAATTATTCTGATTTTGAGTACAAAAAATAG
- the alr gene encoding alanine racemase has protein sequence MSNSITASTWAEINLDNIKFNLKNIKSLLKKDTKVCGVVKANAYGHGAVQISKLLERENVDYLAVSRLEEALELRENGISIPILCLGYVPECSLEDAVVNDISLTVFSYETASIVNEFGKKHNKLGKIHIKIDTGMGRIGLKVNDESVDEIIKINSLDNLLIEGIFTHFATADEKDKTYTYSQAQKFNTIINRLENLDIEIPIKHVSNSAAIMECRDLNFNMVRCGIILYGHYPSDEVNKEVLNIKPAMTLKSRVSYIKELSANMGISYGLKYKTKLNERIVTIPIGYADGFTRMQKNPKVYIKNQEFDVVGRICMDQCMAKIDKEIDIKIGDEVIIFSESKNQCVEKLANDLGTINYEILCMVARRVERVYMERNAIVQRDNYLIK, from the coding sequence ATGAGTAATAGTATAACAGCTTCTACATGGGCAGAGATAAATCTAGATAATATAAAATTTAATTTAAAAAATATAAAAAGTTTATTAAAGAAAGATACCAAGGTTTGTGGTGTAGTTAAGGCTAATGCATATGGACATGGGGCAGTTCAAATATCAAAATTATTAGAAAGAGAAAATGTAGATTACTTAGCAGTTTCTAGATTAGAAGAAGCTTTAGAATTGAGAGAAAATGGAATCTCTATTCCTATATTATGTTTAGGATATGTACCAGAATGTTCTTTAGAAGATGCTGTGGTAAATGATATAAGTTTAACTGTATTTTCTTATGAAACTGCATCTATTGTAAATGAATTTGGAAAAAAGCATAATAAATTAGGTAAAATTCATATAAAAATAGATACGGGAATGGGTAGGATAGGTCTAAAAGTAAATGATGAATCGGTTGATGAAATAATAAAAATTAATAGTTTAGATAATTTACTTATAGAAGGGATTTTTACTCATTTCGCTACAGCGGATGAAAAGGATAAAACTTATACTTATAGCCAAGCACAAAAATTCAATACTATAATAAATAGATTGGAGAACCTAGACATAGAAATTCCTATTAAACATGTTTCAAATAGCGCAGCCATTATGGAATGCAGAGATTTAAACTTTAATATGGTTAGATGCGGAATAATACTTTATGGACATTATCCTTCAGATGAAGTAAATAAAGAAGTTTTAAATATAAAGCCAGCTATGACATTAAAATCAAGAGTATCATACATAAAAGAATTATCAGCGAATATGGGAATAAGCTATGGATTAAAATATAAAACTAAATTAAATGAAAGAATAGTCACTATACCTATTGGGTATGCAGATGGATTTACAAGGATGCAAAAAAATCCTAAAGTATATATAAAAAATCAAGAATTTGATGTTGTTGGAAGAATATGCATGGATCAATGTATGGCAAAAATAGATAAAGAAATTGACATAAAAATTGGCGATGAGGTTATAATATTCTCTGAGAGCAAAAATCAATGTGTAGAGAAACTTGCTAATGATCTAGGGACAATTAATTATGAAATTCTATGCATGGTTGCAAGAAGAGTTGAACGTGTTTATATGGAAAGAAATGCAATTGTACAACGAGATAATTATTTGATAAAATAA
- a CDS encoding type II toxin-antitoxin system PemK/MazF family toxin, translating to MSSNSLDIKRGYLYYADLSPVVGSEQGGIRPVLIIQNDIGNKYSPTVIVAAITSQINKAKLPTHIEISSNEYGLNKDSVILLEQIRTIDKKRLREKIGYLDECMMEKVNNSLLISLGLFQL from the coding sequence GTGAGTTCTAATAGTTTAGATATCAAACGCGGATATTTATATTATGCAGATTTAAGCCCTGTTGTTGGATCTGAACAAGGTGGTATAAGACCAGTACTCATAATACAAAATGATATAGGTAATAAATACAGTCCAACAGTTATAGTTGCAGCTATAACATCTCAAATAAACAAGGCAAAATTACCAACTCATATAGAAATAAGTTCTAATGAGTATGGGCTTAATAAAGATTCCGTTATTCTCTTAGAACAAATTCGAACGATAGATAAAAAAAGATTGAGAGAAAAGATAGGTTATCTAGATGAATGTATGATGGAAAAAGTAAATAATAGTCTATTAATTAGTTTAGGATTATTTCAACTTTAA
- a CDS encoding transketolase, producing MRDHKVLNGIARNIRKDIVTMIHGSKSGHPGGSLSAVEILTALYFDEMNVDPRNPKKEDRDRFVLSKGHAAPVLYSTLAEKGYFDKSELNSLRKIGAMLQGHPDMKGTPGVEMSTGSLGQGFSVASGMAMASKLDNAPWRVYTVLGDGEVQEGIVWEAAMSAAHYKLDNLVAFLDYNGLQIDGQVENVMNIGPIGSKFKSFGWNVIEIDGHDFDQIFAALDMAKETVGKPTMIIAKTVKGKGVSFMENNPGWHGNAPSDSDLEKALAELGGSDNE from the coding sequence ATGAGAGACCATAAAGTATTAAATGGAATCGCACGTAACATAAGAAAAGATATCGTTACTATGATACATGGTTCTAAGTCTGGACATCCTGGAGGGTCATTATCTGCAGTTGAGATATTAACAGCACTTTACTTTGATGAAATGAACGTAGATCCTAGAAATCCAAAGAAAGAAGATAGAGATAGATTTGTATTATCAAAAGGACATGCAGCTCCAGTTTTATATTCAACTTTAGCTGAAAAAGGTTACTTTGATAAAAGTGAATTAAACTCACTAAGAAAAATAGGAGCTATGCTACAAGGACACCCAGATATGAAAGGAACTCCTGGAGTGGAGATGTCTACTGGTTCGTTAGGACAAGGTTTTTCTGTAGCTAGTGGTATGGCTATGGCATCAAAATTAGATAATGCTCCATGGAGAGTTTATACAGTACTTGGAGATGGAGAAGTACAAGAAGGTATAGTATGGGAAGCTGCAATGAGTGCTGCTCATTATAAATTAGATAACTTAGTAGCGTTTTTAGACTACAATGGATTACAAATAGATGGACAAGTAGAAAATGTAATGAATATAGGTCCTATAGGATCTAAATTTAAAAGCTTTGGATGGAACGTTATAGAAATAGATGGTCATGATTTTGATCAAATATTTGCTGCTCTTGATATGGCTAAAGAGACAGTAGGAAAACCTACTATGATAATAGCTAAAACTGTAAAAGGTAAAGGTGTATCATTTATGGAGAATAATCCAGGATGGCATGGAAATGCTCCAAGTGATAGTGATTTAGAAAAAGCATTAGCAGAATTAGGAGGTTCAGATAATGAGTAA
- a CDS encoding transketolase family protein: protein MSNIATREAYGKALVKLGQVNDNVVVLDADLSKSTKTNDFSKSFPDRFFNMGIAEQNLIGAACGLAAAGKIPFASSFAMFATGRGFEVIRNSACYPKLNVKVCATHAGITVGEDGGSHQSVEDIAIMRSIPNMTVIVPADGMETEQVIFEVAKYNGPVYVRLGRSAVPTINEENYKFEIGKGVVVREGNDATIIACGMMVNEAILAHEELKAEGINVRVINMPTIKPIDSELIIKAAKETKAIVTAEEHSIIGGLGSAVSEVVSEECPVIVKKVGVKDVFGQSGTPKELLKAYGLTSEELVKAVKEAISK, encoded by the coding sequence ATGAGTAATATAGCAACTAGAGAAGCATATGGAAAAGCCCTAGTAAAATTAGGACAAGTAAATGATAATGTGGTTGTTTTAGATGCAGATTTATCTAAATCTACAAAAACAAATGACTTTTCAAAATCATTTCCTGATAGATTCTTTAATATGGGGATAGCTGAACAAAACCTAATAGGTGCTGCTTGTGGATTAGCAGCAGCAGGAAAAATACCTTTTGCAAGTAGTTTTGCTATGTTCGCAACAGGAAGAGGATTTGAAGTTATAAGAAACTCTGCATGCTATCCAAAATTAAATGTAAAAGTATGTGCAACTCATGCAGGTATAACAGTTGGAGAAGATGGTGGATCACATCAAAGTGTTGAAGACATAGCTATAATGAGATCTATACCAAATATGACAGTTATAGTTCCAGCTGATGGAATGGAAACAGAACAAGTTATATTTGAAGTAGCTAAATATAATGGACCTGTTTATGTTAGACTTGGAAGATCTGCAGTGCCTACTATAAATGAAGAAAACTATAAGTTTGAAATAGGTAAAGGCGTAGTTGTTAGAGAAGGAAATGATGCAACTATAATAGCTTGTGGTATGATGGTTAATGAAGCTATATTAGCACATGAAGAATTAAAAGCTGAAGGTATAAATGTAAGAGTTATAAATATGCCTACAATAAAGCCTATAGATTCAGAATTAATAATAAAAGCAGCTAAAGAAACTAAAGCTATAGTAACAGCTGAAGAACACAGTATAATAGGTGGACTAGGATCAGCAGTTAGTGAAGTTGTTAGTGAAGAGTGCCCAGTTATAGTTAAAAAAGTTGGAGTTAAAGATGTATTTGGGCAATCAGGTACTCCAAAAGAATTATTAAAAGCATATGGATTAACATCTGAAGAATTAGTTAAAGCTGTTAAGGAAGCTATATCTAAATAG